The following nucleotide sequence is from Ahniella affigens.
GATCTGGTACGTCGTCTCCTCGTTCGTGTGATTGGCGAGGAGATCGACCGTGGCGCCAAACACGATGCGGGAGCCGGCCGTCAACCTGCTGACGTCGATCACTTCCGCAAACGACAGCGCAGCCTCGATTTCCATGATGCGACCTTCGCAGAAGCCCTGCTGCTCGCGGGCAGCGGCATATTCCGCATTCTCCTTCAGGTCGCCATGGGCGCGCGCTTCGGCAATCGCCTGAATGATGCGCGGGCGCTCAACCGACTTGAGGCGATCAACTTCTTCTCGGAGGCGCTCGGCGCCAGCTTTGGTCAGGGGGACTCGTTTCATAGCGACAGTGTCTTGTGCAGTTCCTGGAGCGAGCTGACTCGCTCAGAGTTACGGTGTTCCAACGATTGCACCAAAGCCAGGGCGCCGGCAACTGTTGTGGAGTAAGTGACGCCCTTTTGCAAGGCGCTGCGACGGATCGAGAACGAATCGGCAATGGCCTGCTTGCCCTCGGTGGTGTTGACGACGAAGGTGATCTCAGCGTTCTTGATCGCATCGACGATATGCGGCCGACCTTCGATCACCTTGTTGATGCGCTCGCAGGCAAAGCCATTGGCGCGCAGATAATCGCAGGTGCCCGACGTCGCGACGAGCGAAAAGCCGCGTTGCACCAGCACGCGCACCTTGTCGGCGTCGCGGACACTGACAAACGCTTTGCCAACCGGCGGCGCCTTGATATTCGCCGCCTCGTGCGCACGCGCGAATGCTTCGTTGAAGTGCCGACCAACGCCCATGACCTCGCCCGTCGAACGCATTTCCGGTCCAAGGATCGGATCGACGTTCTGAAACTTCGCGAATGGGAAAATCGCTTCCTTGACCGAGTAATACTGCGGCACGATTTCTTCCGTGACGCCCTGCTGGGCGAGCGACCGGCCTGCCATACAGCGCGCGGCCACCTTCGCGAGCGGCACCCCGATCGCCTTCGAAACAAATGGCACCGTGCGCGACGCGCGCGGATTCACTTCGAGCACAAAGATCGTCTCGCCCTGAATCGCGAACTGCGTGTTCATCAGGCCGACAACTTTGAGCCCCTTCGCCATTTGGGCCACCTGTTCGCGCAGGCGGTCCTGAATCTCCTTGC
It contains:
- the greA gene encoding transcription elongation factor GreA — its product is MKRVPLTKAGAERLREEVDRLKSVERPRIIQAIAEARAHGDLKENAEYAAAREQQGFCEGRIMEIEAALSFAEVIDVSRLTAGSRIVFGATVDLLANHTNEETTYQIVGELEADIKRSLISVTSPLARALIGKSEGDTVELMAANGRKSYEIVGVRYE